One window from the genome of Canis aureus isolate CA01 chromosome 18, VMU_Caureus_v.1.0, whole genome shotgun sequence encodes:
- the WNT9A gene encoding protein Wnt-9a isoform X2: protein MCRRDPGVAETLVEAVSMSALECQYQFRFERWNCTLEGRYRASLLKRGFKETAFLYAISSAGLTHALAKACSAGRMERCTCDEAPDLENREAWQWGGCGDNLKYSSKFVKEFLGRRSSKDLRARVDFHNNLVGVKVIKAGVETTCKCHGVSGSCTVRTCWRQLAPFHEVGKRLKHKYETALKVGSTTNEATGEAGAISPPRGRATGTSGSDPLPRTPELVHLDDSPSFCLASRFSPGTAGRRCHREKNCESICCGRGHNTQSRVVTRPCQCQVRWCCYVECRQCTQREEVYTCKS, encoded by the exons ATGTGCCGCCGAGACCCAGGTGTGGCCGAGACGCTGGTGGAGGCGGTTAGCATGAGCGCCCTGGAGTGCCAGTACCAGTTCCGGTTCGAGCGCTGGAACTGTACTCTGGAGGGTCGCTACCGGGCCAGCCTGCTCAAGCGAG GCTTCAAGGAGACTGCCTTCCTCTACGCCATCTCGTCTGCTGGCCTGACCCATGCGCTGGCCAAGGCGTGCAGCGCGGGCCGCATGGAGCGCTGCACCTGCGACGAGGCCCCGGACCTGGAGAACCGGGAGGCCTGGCAGTGGGGTGGCTGTGGGGACAACCTCAAGTACAGCAGCAAGTTCGTCAAGGAGTTCCTGGGCCGAAGGTCGAGCAAGGACCTGCGAGCGCGCGTGGACTTCCACAACAACCTCGTGGGTGTGAAG gTAATCAAAGCCGGGGTGGAGACCACGTGTAAGTGCCATGGTGTGTCAGGCTCCTGCACCGTGCGGACATGCTGGCGGCAGCTGGCACCCTTCCATGAGGTGGGCAAGCGCCTGAAACACAAGTATGAGACGGCGCTCAAGGTGGGCAGCACCACCAACGAGGCCACTGGTGAGGCTGGTGCCATCTCGCCACCTCGGGGCCGGGCTACAGGGACAAGCGGCAGTGACCCGTTGCCCCGCACACCGGAGCTCGTGCACCTGGATGACTCGCCGAGCTTCTGCTTGGCCAGCCGCTTTTCCCCAGGCACCGCTGGCCGCAGGTGCCACCGGGAGAAGAACTGTGAGAGCATCTGCTGTGGGCGTGGCCACAACACGCAGAGCCGGGTGGTGACGCGGCCGTGCCAGTGCCAGGTGCGCTGGTGCTGCTATGTGGAGTGCAGGCAGTGTACCCAGCGTGAGGAGGTCTACACCTGCAAGAGCTGA